In Odontesthes bonariensis isolate fOdoBon6 chromosome 22, fOdoBon6.hap1, whole genome shotgun sequence, one genomic interval encodes:
- the miga2 gene encoding mitoguardin 2, with protein sequence MSMKRSDGVSIAQALAMTVAEIPVFLYSTFGQSIFSQLRLSPNLKKVLFATALGSVALALTAHQLKRRGRKRKQATQVKEGQKTVGIPEALLKTGRPSSLRRGPFPGRQMMSPSSRSNDTMSGISSLAPSKHSSSSHSLASMRVPSSPNQSANPSTPWEAEPVVEELGPVEDANAENLYLMGMELFEEALQKWEQALNIRHHTHSSSSNNSLALMGGACGDSPMVAIKPSPPADVRNKVFAEKLETLLHRAYHLQEDFGSSIPTESVLADFESEGTLILPQVESFHRQQDDDATTVTSDDSFFSAAELFDSMTLEEVYHPMKPAALYEEALSLVKEDKVNYRSLRTEVLECYGDQDFLAKLHCVRQAFQVLLVDETHRTFFMETGKQMIAGLMVKANKSPKAFLESYEDMLLYTQREETWPITKMELDGRGVVCMNFFDVVLDFILMDAFEDLESPPSSVVAVLRNRWLSHSFKETALATACWSVLKAKRRLLMVPDGFISHFYAISEHVSPVLAFGFLGPKQHLSEVCTIFKQQIVQYLKDMFDHDKVRFTTAQCLAEDILKLSHRRSEILLGYLGIDGLRELNGALPRDAESSSGAI encoded by the exons ATGTCAATGAAAAGATCAGACGGGGTGTCCATCGCCCAGGCTTTGGCCATGACTGTAGCAGAGATACCAGTCTTTCTCTATTCCACATTTGGACAG TCCATATTTTCCCAGCTAAGGCTTTCCCCAAACCTGAAGAAGGTGCTGTTTGCCACAGCGCTTGGCAGTGTTGCTCTGGCTCTCACTGCACATCAGCTGAAAAGGCGAGGGAGAAAACGAAAGCAGGCAACACAAGTGAAGGAGGGCCAGAAGACAGTGGGAATACCCGAGGCACTGTTGAAGACAGGAAGACCTTCGTCATTAAGGAGAG GTCCATTTCCTGGTCGACAGATGATGAGCCCTAGCTCCCGGAGCAATGACACCATGAGTGGAATTTCCTCCCTGGCTCCCAGTAAACACTCAAGTTCCTCACACAGCTTGGCATCT ATGCGAGTCCCAAGCTCCCCAAATCAGTCTGCTAATCCCTCCACCCCCTGGGAGGCGGAGCCTGTGGTGGAAGAATTGGGGCCAGTCGAGGATGCTAATGCAGAGAATCTATACTTAATGG GAATGGAACTGTTTGAGGAAGCGctacaaaagtgggaacaagcCCTGAATATTCGTCATCACACCCACTCGTCCTCCAGTAACAACAGTCTCGCTCTAATGGGGGGGGCGTGTGGGGACTCTCCCATGGTCGCCATCAAACCATCACCACCA GCTGACGTTCGTAACAAAGTGTTTGCTGAGAAGTTGGAGACACTGCTTCACAGGGCATACCATTTACAAGAGGATTTTGGCAGCAGTATCCCAACAGAGAGCGTGCTGGCAGACTTTG AGAGCGAAGGAACCCTTATCCTGCCTCAGGTGGAGAGTTTCCACAGACAGCAAGATGATGACGCGACTACTGTTACCTCCGATGACTCCTTTTTCTCTGCTGCGGAG CTGTTTGATTCCATGACGTTAGAGGAGGTTTATCACCCAATGAAGCCAGCAGCTCTTTATGAAGAAGCTTTGTCTCTGGTTAAGGAAGACAAAGTGAACTATAGATCCCTGAG GACTGAAGTACTTGAATGTTATGGTGACCAGGACTTCCTTGCCAAGCTCCACTGTGTGAGACAAGCATTCCAG GTCCTGTTGGTTGATGAAACTCACCGCACATTTTTCATGGAGACTGGGAAACAGATGATTGCAGGGCTAATGGTAAAAgcaaacaag AGTCCTAAAGCCTTCTTGGAGAGCTATGAAGACATGCTGCTTTATACTCAGAGAGAGGAGACATGGCCTATTACTAAGATGGAGCTGGATGGCCGAGGG GTGGTGTGTATGAACTTTTTTGACGTGGTCTTGGACTTCATCTTGATGGATGCTTTTGAGGACCTGGAGAGCCCTCCGTCCTCTGTGGTGGCGGTGTTGAGGAACCGCTGGCTCTCGCACAGCTTTAAAGAGACG GCTCTGGCGACTGCTTGCTGGTCTGTCTTGAAAGCCAAAAGGCGTCTTCTTATG GTTCCTGATGGGTTTATCTCCCACTTCTATGCCATATCAGAACACGTGAGCCCAGTTTTAGCTTTTGGGTTTTTGGGACCCAAGCAGCACCTAAGTGAGGTTTGCACGATTTTCAAG CAACAAATCGTGCAGTACCTTAAGGATATGTTTGATCACGACAAGGTCCGCTTCACCACTGCTCAGTGCTTGGCTGAGGATATCCTGAAACTTTCCCACCGCAGGAGTGAGATCTTATTGGGATATTTGGGAATCGATGGCCTTCGGGAGCTGAATGGTGCCCTGCCCAGAGACGCAGAGAGCTCCTCAGGGGCCATCTAG